In a single window of the Pseudomonas entomophila genome:
- a CDS encoding putative metallopeptidase: MNQRPYPPASLVDHLFLTLSPAPEVWEWVQQEILATTGSIHNEDHAHLIDANIGVLWASSGFAKQGRVVLGQAEQLMLRAGGWQKARQEQQMREWFGEEPDFLITLAADYCAQCTNAEFCALVEHELFHIAHKLDKYGAPAFTQDGMPKLEMRGHDVEEFVGVVRRYGASEDVQQLIDAASRPPEVAKINISRACGTCLLKSA, from the coding sequence ATGAATCAGCGACCTTATCCGCCAGCCAGCCTGGTCGATCACCTATTCCTGACTTTGAGCCCGGCACCTGAGGTGTGGGAGTGGGTGCAGCAGGAGATCCTGGCCACCACAGGCAGTATCCACAACGAAGACCACGCCCACCTGATCGACGCAAACATCGGCGTGCTCTGGGCATCCTCTGGATTCGCCAAACAGGGCCGAGTGGTGCTTGGCCAGGCCGAGCAACTGATGTTACGCGCTGGCGGCTGGCAGAAGGCACGGCAAGAGCAGCAGATGCGGGAATGGTTCGGAGAAGAACCGGACTTCCTCATCACCCTGGCTGCCGACTATTGCGCCCAGTGCACCAACGCTGAGTTCTGCGCGCTAGTGGAGCACGAACTCTTTCACATAGCGCACAAGCTCGATAAGTACGGCGCCCCGGCATTCACCCAAGACGGTATGCCCAAGCTTGAGATGCGCGGCCATGACGTCGAAGAGTTCGTCGGCGTAGTGAGGCGCTACGGTGCCAGCGAAGACGTACAGCAGCTGATCGACGCTGCAAGCCGGCCGCCTGAGGTGGCCAAGATCAACATTTCGAGGGCCTGCGGAACCTGTCTGCTCAAGTCTGCCTGA
- a CDS encoding proteasome subunit beta, which produces MTTIAYKDGVIAYDSRTVRGTVVMEDDCEKLQVVNGVSFICTGATCDFDALIAAYFGEPATVPVEASGYAITDGELWLVGHDDKTGIWKSRIGSSRVDAIGSGSPFALAAMDMGASAYQAVEMAARRDTNTGGKIRTVRVIREAG; this is translated from the coding sequence ATGACCACCATCGCTTACAAGGACGGCGTGATCGCCTACGACTCAAGAACTGTTCGCGGCACCGTAGTCATGGAAGATGACTGCGAGAAACTGCAGGTGGTTAACGGCGTTAGCTTTATCTGCACTGGTGCGACCTGTGACTTCGATGCGCTGATTGCTGCCTACTTTGGCGAGCCTGCAACGGTACCGGTTGAGGCGTCAGGCTATGCAATCACCGACGGTGAGTTATGGCTGGTTGGCCACGATGACAAAACCGGCATCTGGAAATCCAGAATTGGGTCGAGTCGGGTCGATGCAATTGGAAGTGGATCGCCATTCGCTCTGGCGGCAATGGACATGGGCGCAAGTGCGTACCAGGCCGTCGAAATGGCCGCCAGGCGAGATACGAATACAGGCGGCAAGATCAGGACGGTTCGGGTGATCCGCGAAGCAGGGTAG
- a CDS encoding DUF7681 family protein, producing MDNQHKKITGYRDLTQSEIDGMNSIKALEADAGELFKQIGQIEGVDPRLLALALAKTNLQQGFMWFVRSIAKPADPFA from the coding sequence ATGGACAACCAGCACAAAAAGATCACCGGCTACCGCGACCTCACCCAGAGCGAGATCGACGGGATGAACTCGATCAAAGCCCTGGAGGCCGACGCCGGCGAACTGTTCAAGCAGATCGGCCAGATCGAAGGTGTCGACCCGCGACTCCTGGCCCTGGCCCTGGCCAAGACCAACTTGCAGCAGGGCTTCATGTGGTTTGTGCGCTCGATCGCCAAGCCTGCCGATCCATTCGCCTGA
- a CDS encoding phage holin, lambda family: protein MPNIMHEKDPGLWAAVLTWVLAHQPQLYAAGLSVAIAALRVVYGGGSRRQMFLEGALCGLITLALVPLLEWMGLPQGMATFAGGAVGFMGVEKLRGYSDLFLSRKAQG from the coding sequence ATGCCAAACATCATGCACGAAAAGGACCCTGGCCTATGGGCCGCCGTGCTCACATGGGTGCTGGCTCACCAGCCCCAGTTGTATGCCGCTGGCTTGTCGGTCGCGATCGCTGCCCTCCGGGTGGTGTATGGCGGCGGCAGCAGACGGCAAATGTTTTTGGAGGGCGCGCTCTGCGGCCTCATTACCTTGGCCCTGGTGCCGCTGCTCGAATGGATGGGCTTGCCACAGGGCATGGCCACCTTCGCGGGCGGTGCCGTCGGCTTTATGGGCGTGGAGAAGCTTCGCGGCTACTCCGACCTGTTCCTGTCTCGCAAGGCTCAGGGGTGA
- a CDS encoding ECs_2282 family putative zinc-binding protein translates to MKITLKCAKCGSDKFEVPARPNDNSKITCGKCGAVETYGKLMKAVGDKVAKDLERKLGKMFK, encoded by the coding sequence ATGAAGATAACCCTCAAGTGCGCCAAGTGCGGCAGTGACAAGTTCGAGGTCCCGGCTAGGCCGAACGACAACTCGAAGATCACCTGCGGCAAATGCGGCGCTGTCGAGACTTACGGAAAGCTCATGAAGGCTGTTGGTGACAAGGTCGCGAAAGACCTGGAACGGAAACTCGGGAAAATGTTCAAGTGA
- a CDS encoding recombination protein NinG → MRVAEIKPKKCKAPGCGKHFRPTMTTQKVCSIACALAMSKDSKVQKVAAKAITKQARQDLQERREKLKTRREHMAEAQTAFNAYIRERDAGLPCISCDSLPSDHDLITGSRWDAGHYRSVGACPELRFEPLNVHRQCVKCNRNLSGNAVEYRIRLVKRIGADQVEWLEGHHKALRLTIEDLQAIKALYRQKLKDLRRAAA, encoded by the coding sequence ATGCGCGTAGCCGAGATCAAACCGAAGAAGTGCAAGGCGCCAGGTTGCGGCAAGCACTTCAGGCCGACCATGACCACGCAGAAGGTGTGCAGCATCGCCTGTGCGCTGGCCATGTCGAAGGATTCGAAGGTGCAGAAGGTGGCGGCCAAGGCCATCACCAAGCAGGCCCGCCAGGACCTGCAGGAGCGCCGGGAGAAGCTGAAGACCCGCCGCGAGCACATGGCCGAAGCGCAGACGGCGTTCAATGCCTACATCCGCGAGCGCGACGCCGGCCTGCCGTGCATCAGCTGCGACTCACTGCCGAGCGACCACGACCTTATCACCGGCAGCCGCTGGGACGCTGGGCATTACCGGTCGGTGGGCGCCTGCCCGGAGCTGCGCTTCGAGCCGTTGAACGTCCACCGCCAGTGCGTGAAGTGCAACCGGAACCTGTCGGGCAATGCCGTCGAGTACCGGATCCGCCTGGTGAAGCGTATCGGCGCCGACCAGGTCGAGTGGCTGGAGGGCCATCATAAGGCCCTGCGCCTGACCATAGAAGACCTGCAGGCCATCAAGGCCCTGTACAGGCAGAAACTCAAAGACCTACGGAGGGCTGCAGCATGA
- a CDS encoding ATP-binding protein: MRSEKVTPINQASVAGRVQPAECEKHGAFEQKVTILMGKALRSQCPECARIAKEQRDARSEAEQALNVRMAISRKLGDSLIPKRFAGRSLANYKVEHEGQAEALRFCRHYVKTFDKIAEAGRCMVLLGKPGTGKTHLGAGMAYDLMRNTSHSAVYRTVGSVLQAIRATYDRSSETTEASILASLIEPSLLVLDEVGVSREQPSDFELTTLFSIINGRYEQVKPTVVISNLDGSQLPVAMGERCVDRLREGGMIVVLFDWESHRGKEGM; this comes from the coding sequence ATGCGCTCTGAGAAAGTGACCCCGATCAACCAGGCATCCGTGGCGGGCCGCGTCCAGCCTGCCGAATGCGAGAAGCACGGCGCCTTCGAGCAGAAGGTCACAATTTTGATGGGTAAGGCCCTGCGCAGTCAGTGCCCAGAATGCGCCCGAATCGCCAAGGAGCAGCGCGATGCGCGCTCAGAGGCAGAGCAGGCACTGAATGTACGCATGGCGATCTCCCGAAAGCTGGGGGACTCGTTGATCCCGAAGCGCTTCGCTGGCCGCTCGCTGGCGAACTACAAGGTCGAGCACGAGGGCCAGGCTGAGGCGCTGCGCTTCTGTCGCCACTACGTGAAGACCTTCGACAAGATTGCCGAGGCCGGCCGCTGCATGGTGCTGCTTGGCAAGCCTGGAACCGGCAAGACCCACTTGGGCGCAGGGATGGCCTACGACCTAATGCGCAACACGTCGCACTCCGCCGTGTACCGCACTGTCGGTTCCGTCCTGCAAGCCATCCGCGCCACTTACGACCGCTCCAGCGAAACAACTGAGGCAAGCATCTTGGCCAGTTTGATTGAGCCGTCACTCCTAGTGCTGGACGAAGTCGGGGTGAGTAGGGAGCAGCCCAGCGACTTCGAGCTGACGACCCTGTTCTCGATCATCAACGGCCGCTATGAGCAGGTGAAGCCAACTGTCGTGATCTCAAACCTGGACGGCAGCCAACTGCCTGTGGCCATGGGGGAGCGTTGCGTCGATCGCCTGCGCGAGGGCGGAATGATCGTCGTCCTGTTCGATTGGGAGTCTCACCGCGGCAAGGAGGGCATGTGA
- a CDS encoding replication protein, whose amino-acid sequence MTNIVPLRNTGGFTRMDNQLMDGLMAIDLSAREMKIVLYVAKATLNFNEGAQRIPATAIAKATHIHPDTVSKAISGLLRRRVLFREGGARGDIGLCDPKEWVFAEQPKQTKSSDSAQIIRIGSAPKQTEIDDSLLYSKKETPYVTLPLEEITSPPTLEDEPAPAPKAKADRKTPFGLSNLLADNPHGLTDVLLKDWLALRKAKRAAVTETVWNSLNAELVKCAALGITSDVAMTEALSAGWQGFKASWIAKRLAEQVGQAPAKPKAPSRHHGFADRDYTTGLKQREDGSYAL is encoded by the coding sequence ATGACAAACATCGTCCCACTACGCAATACCGGGGGGTTTACCCGGATGGACAATCAGCTGATGGATGGCCTTATGGCCATTGACCTGTCCGCGCGCGAAATGAAGATCGTGCTCTATGTGGCAAAGGCCACTCTGAACTTCAACGAAGGCGCCCAGCGCATTCCGGCCACGGCGATTGCCAAGGCTACGCACATTCATCCCGATACCGTTTCAAAGGCCATTTCTGGCCTGCTGCGCCGTCGTGTCCTTTTCCGTGAGGGAGGTGCCCGAGGCGACATCGGTTTGTGCGACCCGAAAGAGTGGGTTTTCGCTGAACAGCCGAAACAGACCAAATCGTCTGACTCGGCTCAAATCATCCGAATCGGCTCCGCTCCGAAACAGACCGAAATCGACGACTCCCTTCTCTATTCCAAGAAAGAAACCCCCTATGTAACTCTTCCTTTGGAAGAGATTACATCTCCCCCCACGCTGGAAGACGAACCCGCTCCGGCCCCGAAGGCGAAGGCCGACCGCAAGACTCCTTTCGGTCTGTCCAACCTGCTGGCTGATAACCCTCATGGCCTGACCGATGTCCTGCTGAAGGATTGGCTGGCCCTGCGCAAGGCGAAGAGAGCTGCTGTCACCGAGACCGTCTGGAACTCGCTGAACGCCGAGCTCGTGAAGTGCGCTGCATTGGGTATCACTTCGGATGTCGCGATGACCGAGGCCCTGTCTGCCGGCTGGCAAGGGTTCAAGGCGTCCTGGATCGCCAAGCGCCTTGCCGAACAGGTGGGGCAAGCACCTGCCAAGCCGAAAGCACCCTCGCGCCACCACGGCTTCGCAGATCGCGACTACACCACCGGCCTGAAGCAGCGGGAGGACGGTAGCTATGCGCTCTGA
- a CDS encoding phage regulatory CII family protein: protein MDEFLRATQSAVLDGEAKVLASKMGVPHVSLLQRANPDNDAHRLTIEHLFGILLHTGDMRPLAALASEFGFDLVPKVAPEPTGLTASLINVGKEVADLTIAVHNALEDEHVSAFEKGQIKVEIEHVRQSLDVMASSVRVA, encoded by the coding sequence ATGGACGAGTTTCTGAGAGCCACGCAAAGCGCGGTTCTAGACGGGGAGGCCAAAGTCTTGGCTTCGAAGATGGGCGTACCACACGTGAGTCTCCTTCAGCGCGCCAACCCAGACAACGATGCTCATCGGCTCACGATCGAGCACCTGTTCGGGATTCTGCTTCATACCGGTGACATGCGGCCGCTGGCGGCTCTCGCCAGTGAGTTTGGCTTTGACCTAGTGCCGAAGGTTGCTCCGGAGCCCACGGGGCTTACCGCATCGTTGATCAACGTCGGTAAAGAGGTCGCGGATTTGACGATAGCCGTGCACAACGCACTTGAAGACGAGCACGTCAGCGCTTTTGAAAAGGGCCAGATCAAGGTGGAGATCGAGCACGTCAGACAAAGCCTGGATGTAATGGCGTCTTCGGTAAGGGTGGCGTAA
- a CDS encoding helix-turn-helix domain-containing protein encodes MNDHLRDWLGRATNERRQQVAADAKTTVGHLWQLAGGHRKASTELAERLQDASSGEITIAGLRPDLISFARKALKGAA; translated from the coding sequence ATGAATGATCACCTCCGTGATTGGTTGGGCAGGGCCACGAACGAGCGTCGGCAGCAGGTTGCAGCCGACGCAAAGACCACTGTTGGCCACCTGTGGCAGCTCGCAGGTGGTCACCGGAAGGCCTCTACCGAGCTTGCTGAACGATTGCAGGACGCTTCGAGCGGTGAAATCACCATCGCTGGCTTGCGACCTGACCTCATCTCATTTGCCCGAAAGGCGTTGAAAGGAGCTGCGTAG